From one Brachypodium distachyon strain Bd21 chromosome 4, Brachypodium_distachyon_v3.0, whole genome shotgun sequence genomic stretch:
- the LOC100828645 gene encoding probable amino-acid acetyltransferase NAGS2, chloroplastic isoform X1 has translation MASFATARLAGGGVLLRAVGDDTSRGLPSGRLCLPSPRRRLPSVRCCAARHPAGGGGGNGSGGMDAGTEFVGFFREAWPYIRGHSGSTFVVVISSEVVAGPHLDRILQDISLLHGLGINFVLVPGTHVHIDKLLTQRGGKAKYVGQYRVTDSDSLDAAMEAAGRIRLTIEAKLSPGPPMLNLRRHGDIGHRHGLVDNVASGNFLGAKRRGVVNGIDYGFTGEVKKIDVSRIKERLDSHSIVVVSNMGYSSSGEVLNCNTYEVATACALAIEADKLICVVDGQIFDEHGRVIHFMSLDEADMLIRKRAKQSDIAASYVKVVDEEDHEPSSNGRGHLNGYAASFKNGLGFNNGNGIYSGEQGFAIGGEERLSRSNGYLSELAAAAYVCHGGVQRVHIIDGTVDGSLLLELFTRDGAGTMIARDVYEGTRMATEEDLPGIRKLIYPLEESGVLVRRTDKEVCSNFQKSDILSALSVKQVTFCFNLAFSSCLVSLIMCTFLTCLQLLEALYSFYVVERDGSIVACAALFPFPENESGEVAAIAVSEECRGKGLGDKLLDYIEKEALSLGLGKLFLLTTRTADWFVRRGFSECSIESIPEQRRKRINLSRGSKYYIKELLQKHVVSLAANNFVAS, from the exons ATGGCCTCGTTCGCCACCGCgcgcctcgccggcggcggggtcttACTGCGGGCGGTCGGGGATGACACCTCCCGGGGTCTCCCGTCCGGGAGACTGTGTCTTCCTTCGCCGCGCCGGCGTCTGCCCAGCGTCCGGTGCTGCGCGGCACGCcatcccgccggcggcggcggaggcaacggcagcggcggcatggACGCGGGGACGGAGTTCGTGGGGTTCTTCCGGGAGGCGTGGCCGTACATCCGTGGCCACAGCGGGAGCACCTTCGTGGTCGTTATCTCCAGCGAAGTCGTGGCAGGGCCACACTTGGACCGCATTTTGCAG GATATTTCGCTGCTCCATGGTCTCGGGATTAACTTTGTTCTTGTTCCGGGAACACATGTCCATATTGATAAGCTCTTGACACAAAGAG GAGGTAAGGCTAAGTATGTTGGTCAGTATCGAGTTACCGATTCTGATTCATTAGATGCTGCAATGGAGGCAGCTGGCAGGATAAGGTTAACAATAGAGGCAAAACTCTCTCCTGGCCCTCCAATGTTAAATCTTCGTAGACATGGTGATATTGGACATCGGCACGGTCTTGTGGATAATGTCGCAAGTGGCAACTTCCTTGGTGCTAAG AGAAGAGGGGTAGTTAATGGCATTGATTATGGATTTACTGGTGAAGTTAAGAAAATAGATGTTTCACGGATAAAAGAAAGGCTCGATAGTCATAGCATAGTTGTCGTGAGCAATATGGGATACTCGAGCTCGGGAGAAGTCTTAAATTGCAA CACTTACGAAGTAGCCACCGCATGTGCTTTAGCCATAGAGGCAGATAAACTTATCTGCGTTGTAGATGGTCAGATATTCGACGAGCATGGACGAGTCATTCACTTCATGTCTCTTGACGAAGCTGATATGCTGATCAGAAAGCGTGCTAAGCAAAGTGATATTGCTGCAAGTTATGTGAAGGTTGTGGATGAGGAGGACCATGAACCATCTTCGAATGGAAGGGGGCACCTTAATGGGTATGCTGCTTCTTTTAAAAATGGTTTGGGTTTTAACAATGGAAATGGTATTTATTCTGGTGAGCAAGGGTTTGCTATTGGTGGTGAAGAGCGATTAAGCAGGTCAAATGGCTATCTTTCTGAGTTGGCTGCAGCAGCTTATGTATGCCAT GGTGGCGTTCAAAGAGTTCATATCATAGATGGAACAGTTGATGGATCGCTGCTATTAGAATTGTTTACAAGAGATGGCGCAGGGACAATGATAGCAAG GGATGTGTATGAAGGAACAAGAATGGCTACAGAGGAAGATCTTCCTGGCATAAGAAAACTTATTTACCCACTGGAGGAATCTGGTGTTTTAGTGCGAAGAACAGATAAAGAGGTGTGCTCAAATTTTCAGAAATCTGATATATTGAGTGCTTTAAGTGTGAAGCAAGTTACCTTCTGCTTTAATTTAGCTTTCTCTTCATGCTTAGTATCACTAATAATGTGTACTTTTCTAACTTGTCTTCAGCTTCTTGAAGCGCTATATTCATTTTATGTTGTTGAAAGAGATGGCTCAATCGTTGCATGTGCTGCTCTCTTTCCATTTCCTGAGAATGAATCTGGTGAGGTTGCGGCAATTGCTGTATCTGAAGaatgccgaggaaaaggtcTGGGGGACAAGTTGCTTG ATTACATCGAGAAGGAGGCATTATCCCTTGGTCTTGGAAAATTGTTCTTACTTACTACACGGACAGCCGATTG GTTTGTACGGCGTGGCTTCTCGGAGTGCTCGATTGAATCTATTCCTGAGCAGAGAAGAAAGCGCATCAATCTGTCGCGTGGATCAAAGTATTATATAAAGGAGCTGCTGCAAAAGCATGTTGTTAGTCTTGCTGCCAACAATTTCGTGGCCAGTTGA
- the LOC100828645 gene encoding probable amino-acid acetyltransferase NAGS2, chloroplastic isoform X2 — MASFATARLAGGGVLLRAVGDDTSRGLPSGRLCLPSPRRRLPSVRCCAARHPAGGGGGNGSGGMDAGTEFVGFFREAWPYIRGHSGSTFVVVISSEVVAGPHLDRILQDISLLHGLGINFVLVPGTHVHIDKLLTQRGGKAKYVGQYRVTDSDSLDAAMEAAGRIRLTIEAKLSPGPPMLNLRRHGDIGHRHGLVDNVASGNFLGAKRRGVVNGIDYGFTGEVKKIDVSRIKERLDSHSIVVVSNMGYSSSGEVLNCNTYEVATACALAIEADKLICVVDGQIFDEHGRVIHFMSLDEADMLIRKRAKQSDIAASYVKVVDEEDHEPSSNGRGHLNGYAASFKNGLGFNNGNGIYSGEQGFAIGGEERLSRSNGYLSELAAAAYVCHGGVQRVHIIDGTVDGSLLLELFTRDGAGTMIARDVYEGTRMATEEDLPGIRKLIYPLEESGVLVRRTDKELLEALYSFYVVERDGSIVACAALFPFPENESGEVAAIAVSEECRGKGLGDKLLDYIEKEALSLGLGKLFLLTTRTADWFVRRGFSECSIESIPEQRRKRINLSRGSKYYIKELLQKHVVSLAANNFVAS, encoded by the exons ATGGCCTCGTTCGCCACCGCgcgcctcgccggcggcggggtcttACTGCGGGCGGTCGGGGATGACACCTCCCGGGGTCTCCCGTCCGGGAGACTGTGTCTTCCTTCGCCGCGCCGGCGTCTGCCCAGCGTCCGGTGCTGCGCGGCACGCcatcccgccggcggcggcggaggcaacggcagcggcggcatggACGCGGGGACGGAGTTCGTGGGGTTCTTCCGGGAGGCGTGGCCGTACATCCGTGGCCACAGCGGGAGCACCTTCGTGGTCGTTATCTCCAGCGAAGTCGTGGCAGGGCCACACTTGGACCGCATTTTGCAG GATATTTCGCTGCTCCATGGTCTCGGGATTAACTTTGTTCTTGTTCCGGGAACACATGTCCATATTGATAAGCTCTTGACACAAAGAG GAGGTAAGGCTAAGTATGTTGGTCAGTATCGAGTTACCGATTCTGATTCATTAGATGCTGCAATGGAGGCAGCTGGCAGGATAAGGTTAACAATAGAGGCAAAACTCTCTCCTGGCCCTCCAATGTTAAATCTTCGTAGACATGGTGATATTGGACATCGGCACGGTCTTGTGGATAATGTCGCAAGTGGCAACTTCCTTGGTGCTAAG AGAAGAGGGGTAGTTAATGGCATTGATTATGGATTTACTGGTGAAGTTAAGAAAATAGATGTTTCACGGATAAAAGAAAGGCTCGATAGTCATAGCATAGTTGTCGTGAGCAATATGGGATACTCGAGCTCGGGAGAAGTCTTAAATTGCAA CACTTACGAAGTAGCCACCGCATGTGCTTTAGCCATAGAGGCAGATAAACTTATCTGCGTTGTAGATGGTCAGATATTCGACGAGCATGGACGAGTCATTCACTTCATGTCTCTTGACGAAGCTGATATGCTGATCAGAAAGCGTGCTAAGCAAAGTGATATTGCTGCAAGTTATGTGAAGGTTGTGGATGAGGAGGACCATGAACCATCTTCGAATGGAAGGGGGCACCTTAATGGGTATGCTGCTTCTTTTAAAAATGGTTTGGGTTTTAACAATGGAAATGGTATTTATTCTGGTGAGCAAGGGTTTGCTATTGGTGGTGAAGAGCGATTAAGCAGGTCAAATGGCTATCTTTCTGAGTTGGCTGCAGCAGCTTATGTATGCCAT GGTGGCGTTCAAAGAGTTCATATCATAGATGGAACAGTTGATGGATCGCTGCTATTAGAATTGTTTACAAGAGATGGCGCAGGGACAATGATAGCAAG GGATGTGTATGAAGGAACAAGAATGGCTACAGAGGAAGATCTTCCTGGCATAAGAAAACTTATTTACCCACTGGAGGAATCTGGTGTTTTAGTGCGAAGAACAGATAAAGAG CTTCTTGAAGCGCTATATTCATTTTATGTTGTTGAAAGAGATGGCTCAATCGTTGCATGTGCTGCTCTCTTTCCATTTCCTGAGAATGAATCTGGTGAGGTTGCGGCAATTGCTGTATCTGAAGaatgccgaggaaaaggtcTGGGGGACAAGTTGCTTG ATTACATCGAGAAGGAGGCATTATCCCTTGGTCTTGGAAAATTGTTCTTACTTACTACACGGACAGCCGATTG GTTTGTACGGCGTGGCTTCTCGGAGTGCTCGATTGAATCTATTCCTGAGCAGAGAAGAAAGCGCATCAATCTGTCGCGTGGATCAAAGTATTATATAAAGGAGCTGCTGCAAAAGCATGTTGTTAGTCTTGCTGCCAACAATTTCGTGGCCAGTTGA
- the LOC100829245 gene encoding ubiquitin-like protein 5 produces MIEVVLNDRLGKKVRVKCNEDDTIGDLKKLVAAQTGTRPEKIRIQKWYTIYKDHITLGDYEIHDGMGLELYYN; encoded by the coding sequence ATGATCGAGGTGGTGCTCAACGACCGGCTGGGGAAGAAGGTGCGGGTCAAGTGCAACGAGGACGACACCATCGGCGACCTCAAGAAGCTCGTGGCGGCGCAGACGGGCACCAGGCCCGAGAAGATCCGCATCCAGAAGTGGTACACCATCTACAAGGACCACATCACCCTCGGCGACTACGAGATCCACGACGGCATGGGCCTCGAGCTCTACTACAACTAG